From the genome of Pleuronectes platessa chromosome 12, fPlePla1.1, whole genome shotgun sequence:
CTAACTTCAGGGTCCTCTGCTGGTTTTTACGGGCCGGATGACACAGGTGCCCAGAGGCTGGTGAGAGCTGTGGTTGGATGGCTTTCCCCACCGGCAAGTGAGTGCTGCACAGGAGATCTGGGCAGGAGTCTGCAGGCacttctctgccccccccccccctcagcactATGGTTACTATGCTCTGAAGGCAGAGCAGGGCTCGAGTCTTCAAGGTTTACCTCACCTGAAAGAAACAAGGGTGAATATACTTATtaaaaaatgcttttaaaaaaacaaacatgctagTGttcatgaatataaaatatatactgAATGTTCCAAAGCCAGCGTGTGTTATTCTTTAACCACCATGTCTGAGTAGAAGCTATAATTTGCTGTCTTACCCTGTGGTGTAATAGCCGGTTGGGAAACAGGGGAAGACTTGGTGCAACTGCTTTGAGTCTCTCCATCAGCTGCTGAAATCGTCTTCTCGTCTGGCTCATGGCGCTCCACGCTGCTGCCTGATGTTTGGAGCGGTGAGTTCTTGGGGCACATCTCTACCTCAGCCTCTGCCACAGCTCCTGATTTACCAGCTGAACTTCTCACGTCAACATCTGTTTCAGGGAAATGCAGTGACTCCTCTGGATCATCTTGCATTTCGTGATGCATCGACAACGAGCTTACAAGCACGCCAGGCTCATTAACGTCCATATTTATAGACCCCATTGGCTGTGCAGCACAACCGGGGCTGAGTTCTTCTCCCGACTTTGATTGTGGATCTGAAGTGGTGGCTTCAGCCGGCTCTCGCAGATCAGTCCTGGAAGCTCTGGTCCATTTCTTCTCTGATAGAATCTGTGCTGTCATCTCTGTTGTTATATGGGGAGTTGGCAGCCCATGATTGTCCTCCATGGGATCACCTCCTGATGGAGACAAAGAGCTTTGTGACACCCACTGCTTCTCCTTCACGGGATTCTTCTTCAGCACTATTTTCAAGGGCAGTCCTGAGGGTCTTTTATACACTTTTTTAGACCTTCTTTTCCGTCTTCGATTTCGTCTCTTATTTTTTGGTAGGACTTTACTGATGGATGTCGGCTCCACGCTCTCGTTTGTCGACTTCAGCTCACTGGAGATATTAATCACATCCTCGTGCATGggctcctgctgttttctcccatgttccTCCATTTTCGGAGCAGTCTCTAATTCCTGattctctctgttttcctgcATTTGCGTGCACCCTGATGCCTCGTTCTGGGCTGACACCGAGACGTCATTGTGGAGTTTGCTTTCGGTCTGCGGACAAGGTGGACagtcattcaaatttgactgaCACCCATTTTGGTCAACTGCACACCGAGCATCGTCAGCAGCACTCTCCGGGAAACCGGTCTCTTTATCTGATGCCGTCATCCTTCTCATCCTTTTGGCATAGGCGGCGCCGTTCTGTGCTACAGTTATCTTGTTCTTGACCGTGAGGACAGTAAGGTCAGCCGAGTTCGACATGATTCCGTTCTCCGACTTTGGATGAAGGGTCACATCTTGAGGGACGTTCGACAAAACCGATTTCAGGGCCTTGGTCCATTTCTGGTCGCCGGTTTCCCTGGCGACAGATTTCATCAAAAACTGCTGAGTCTCCTCTAGTGTTGTTTGTGGGTCTGAGAGGTGGCAGTATTTATCCAGGAACTCTCTCCCTGGCAGGGACAGACAGTCCTGGGTCAGCCAACACATTTCCTTAACTGCACTTCGTGTTAATCTAGGCTTCATTTTGGGGATCGGGTCTTTTTGTTTCATTGCTATGGAATGAACCTCCTCCTTTTTCCTCTGCCTCTGGTTACCATTCTGGCAAACATGGACCGCTTTAATGTGCTTAGTAATCAGCCACTTCTGAGATGCCTCATAGCCACAGTGTTGACAACGTAGAGTGCTTGGTTTAGGCCCAAACTGATTCTTGTCTTTTGTGCGCAGCGATAGATCACTGCTCACTCCTTCCAGGCTCAAATTATGTGCATATATATGTTCTAGAAATACTTTAACGTCAcctgtggagaatctctgaCACATCTGACAGGAATATTTGCCATTCTGACAGTGACACAGAGTCAAGTGTGCACTGAATTCAGGCCATGTGCGCTGAACGTCGTCACTACAAATGCTGCAACAAGAAAAAGTGTCCATGTGGCTTAATAGATGAATCTGTAGGTAGGAGAACTCATGTGTTTTAAAAGTACATGTGTGACAGGAAAAGACTGGCAGGCTCCCTCTGTGATTGTCCTCAAAGTGTGCCACCAAGTCTTTGGGAACATATTCCAAGTTGTCGCTGCATTGAGAGCATGTGAACCTCAGTGTTTTCTCACTGTTGTTTGTCCCGTGCTGGCTGTGCTGTGCTTCCTGGGAGGTCTTCTTTGATGAAGGCCACACTTCCGCTATCTTCTTTTGTCCACACTTATCTTCACTTTGCATAGTAGGGGGCTGAACAGCAGTCTTCCTGAGGTGGAGCCTTCTGCGCCTGTTTCTGCCCTTCTTCCTGAAACGCTGTTTCTTATCTCCTGCGGAGGTAGCTGCAGAAAGATCCATCGAATCCATGGGTTTTCAGCTTTCTGAAagtgcagaaaaacacaaagaagcaGCTCAAAATGAATGCAGCTCCGGGACAAAGGTAACAAATCAACAGCCTGCATTTCTCTTTGATTATTTCACATCACTCAGAATTGGTTTCAATCAAGTGCTCTGGATATAAATATTACTAGGACCAAAGAAACTATCAGAGAATAAACACTAGATTCCAGACTTATGTCACCCCTTAAAAAAACCATAGGGTACCCTGTTGAAAAGGTTGGATGTCTTAAAATACTTcggaaattatatatatataaacactttTATTTCATAGATAACACAGAATATGTATATAAACTGCCTACGCAGAAATTATACCTACTCAGAAAGCCTAGTTACTTCAAGTTCAGCTAGAACACTCTTGAAATGGTGAACAAGAAACTGGTGGGAAGCATCTTTTAATAATGTCCCTTGGTATGGACAGTAGTTGAATGTCAAGTGTAGAGGGAAACCGTGAAGGGTAAGAAATGTGGTGAGAAAAACCACATGGTGGCAAGAGATAGCAGCGAAGCGATGGGTAGGCGCTGAATTACACAAAACCTCACAATGCCGGTTTCGTTGTCTGATCTCTGTACTGATATAGTTCCCCTGCTTCCAATGTGCCAAATTAACATGACATTTAACTCTGGTCACAAACAATCTCTACCTGACTCCGGCAGAACATTACATTAGGCTACATATTGCCAGTAGCTCCCTCAAACTCGATGTCAACATGACAACCAAATCAAAAAAAAGTGTGTCTGTATTTCATGATGAAAACAATTTTGTCTAAAAGGGAGGAGCACGACAAACTTAAAGCACATGGCGATACATGAGATACGTTAGAAAGCAGAGGGATGCTCCTCTTCTGACTGTTTGCCTGAACAAGGGGTCAAGCACATCAGCCGGCAGTGTGGACGTCCCTGACCCCCGGCAGAGAGGACACCAGTAATGCCGGGTTTGGAGCGGGTTTTTCAAATGTCAACGCTCAATAGGCCTTGGCGATTAAAATCTTCTCTTCTTGTTGAACCACATTTTAGTTTTAGGGcgtttttaagaaaaaaagttttggtATCATTAGGGCACCGAACTGTTtgaaaagataaagaaagaaaagcctAGGGCAGTGgaatttctgttgtttttataatctgtctgtttgtgatAAACTCTGAGCGTTCAcaatttactgtttgtttctatttatAATCTGTTTATGACAATTCTCCACAGTGTGACCACTAAGGTAAACATTTAACCTCACGGATTGGCTGTTGCCTGGGACCTGCACCGTCTCATGTCAAATCCACAAACCGAGGCTGCTCCTCTGCTTCACTATAAGTCCACCTGTTGCTGGCTATTGTTCGCTGGGTCTGCGGATAGATGTTAATCCATCGCACCAGGATCACGTTTGAAAGGAGGAACTCAGATTGTTATCAGCCACTGAGCTGCTcacctgcacgcacacacacacagttatgaaCTTCACACGCTGCTTAAAAACACAACTACACCCGCTATAGTGAGCGGAGGTGGTGCAattaaaaaactacaaaaacactAACAAATGCACGGTTAAAAGAACACAATCCTGCCGGCCGGGGGGTTGTTTTAGCAGCAGATGAACAAGGGGATCGTGCGGCCATTGTGCAGTTTGACCTGACCACAACAAAGTGATGAGACTGGCTCCGCAGCGAGCGAGGAAAGCCTCCGGGACCAGAGAAGTTCCAGATAAGAGTGTGGAGCTGTGAGATCACCGCAAGCTGCTTCTCCACCGCACGAAcacacatgttgttgttgtttgttagcCGAGCTAGCTGCCGCGGCTCTCCGGAGTGATTTGAATTAACGTGACCCACAAGAGCTTACAAAGACCAAATAACTTcgattaaaaaaacaagcatGGCGACAAAGTTTGCGTCGAGCCCGCTTTCCTCCACGCCTCGCATCGAGGGAGAGGAGCGGTCACACACACCGCAGAGCCACGGAGGAACAGCACGGGCTGCGGTTCGGAGTTGTGTCGGGcttttacctttttcttttgtGGAGAGCTTGACAGCTCAGCGAGTGGCAGCCATGATGGTTTCATCCGGGGATTACAGCCTCTGAGCTTCTTTAGCCTTTAGCCTGGTTCCTCTGACTGAGTGTGTCCTGTCCcgagcctacacacacacacacacacacacactcactcacacacactcacacacattgagCTGTTTCCCATGCAAACATTGATCTCAATGCATTGCGGTCGCCATTCATTCACATGTGGATCATTCACTTCTCTCGCCACTAAAATACAGTCAAATCTCGTTTGACTCCAGTTCCAGTGGAGACTGACTAAAGCAGCTTGTAGCCTTGTATTCATTGACTGCACTGACGTATTAATAACTGTCATTGTCAACTGCATTCAGAGTTTGCATGTAAATAAAGGCTGCTAGTTAAGGCCCCAGCAGTTAAATTAAACTTCAATGTGTAAATGTGCAGAGCGATGATCAACAGTTCTAAgtccaacatccatgcacaattcCTACATCAGTAAGGTGCACGTTTGAGTCACTCACTCTATAGCTTTtagcaaagccacacatcattgaaCACATTTTTCTTTCCAAATTTTCATAATTAATGTCAGTATTTTAAGTTactaatatattaaaaaaagaacaaatactACTAATGTGGGAAGAGCACTTCAGAGGCAATCGGATTTCAGCAGCCCTGCCCCTGTATCCACccctgcattttatatttaggGACAAAGCTGTACTATATAATTAAAAACTATATTTATGACCCTGATTGAACAGAAGTCCAGAACATAATGTCCAGAATTCTCAGCCCCTCTGGAAGATTTCAGGAAAATATGCAGACTCCAGTGACTTCAATATAATTtctatgtctgaaagcagcttccattaaaagaacattttgaaatggattttcattcattcattgattcatttattgATTCATTGTAATATAAAAATCTTTTGCAATTGATTtacttttcttgtttttgtatgtgtgtgtgtttctgttagtCCTGTCATTAATCCCAGGCTGGTAAAGTGTTTATCTTAAAGCCCATTATCCTGCACAACACATGGGAGGTGAAGCTCTATCGTACCTCTGGTATGTCTGAGAGAAGCAGGACGCCCTTTGGGTCTGTCAAGAAGTTCACAAATTAACACACAATGAAGTGCCACTATTCAACAGCCATAAAAAAAAGGCCACTGGGCCGGATCTCAGTAAATGTGAGACACTTTACTGCATCTAGATGATAAGGTGGGGATTAATTCACAGCAGTGATCTTTTTGTAAAAGATATGTTTACCTAACTACCGTTTTAGACACATGTAGACATTTATTTTAGCATTTAACTAAAATAATAAGTTATCCTGTGTTTACCAACGTTTATATGTTCGACCAACTGATTATTTCGCCTTTGCTGTTTACATGACTTCAAGGTATCCTTTGTATGTAACCTTTTGATTTTGTGTGATATATTGCAAGTAGCTTTGCTTTTAAATCATATACATGACCCTAACTGGGCAGAATAACCTTTGTGCTGCCAACAAGCTGGATCAGAAACTAAACTTAGGCGAGGTCCTCACATGGCTTCCTGTAATAACATATGGTGAAGATGAGCATATGAGTTGCCAAGGAAACTCTGATGTACAGAGGAGAATCAAtagtttaaatgtagaaatcaaATGAGTCAATCAAGATGTATGGCATCCACCCCCTCCTTAGGATGTAAGTTCTTTTTGCAAAGGAAATCAGTAGACGATGTAAAATCAATAACCGTCAGGCAGCTTACACCCTCTGCTGTGGTGTTTCTGTCAGCGTGTTCAGCAGTGGGGCTGTTCACACTTCTGAGCAGGTCAATGGCTGTCTGCTGCCCTCcagtgaggagctgcaggacaccagagggaagaaaagcATCAAAAGGACGACCACCAGCTCCCTCCACCCAGGACGCCCTTTTGTTTCCTCCGGGAGACACTTCCAATCCATTAGGAACGAGACTACCCAACACCTCGACAGCGTCTACCACAGAATGGATAGAATTACCAATCCTTTTATAAGCCCTCCCCCACACAGCCACCACCCCTGGATGGCTCTTTTTATTATCTAGGCTAAACATGGAGCAACCGTCTGATCTTTCTctatgatttttatttcagaaacaTAGTTTTACAATAGATTTTCCTCACAATAAACTACAAGGGAGGAATGAATGTGCCAACTCAGAAATGCTTTCACATTACTTTTACCTCCAAGAATTATTTTCTGTCGTGGTAATGAAATATACAATCAATATTTATTTGGGCCATGAATAAATAGAGCTGTTTTGGTAACATGCGACATTGCATCAGATGATAGCATTTTATGGAACACTGTTGTTGATTTAACCTATCTGGGTCAAATTGAATTGTGCTGTGCTCCAGGGGCACACTGACCCATTTTCAATTCGTACCACAAAAAGGACACTGAGCATTTGGTCAGCATTAGACTGAGCATGAATGGCCTCTTCTCCAAGAGGAACCTATGAATGCACTCAAATGACTGTTATTGTTGATCTAATGTGTTTTTCAGGTGGGGTGACGGTGTTAAGATGTAGGTGATATCAGATTGTAAGTAAGAGAAGGGAGTGTTTGAACCATATTTCATCCATTCGCAAATTTACGACACAACGCCTAAGGAGTCACTCACTGTGTCTTTGTATTCATGTATAGCTTGGGTACATTGATATCATAATCAACAATATATTGCTTGAAAATAATCAGAATAAATGTCCAATAGATTTCCATTAGATATAATTTACCATTTCATTAATTTGTCCATATTTTCCAAAGGGGTGTAGACATGAAGCATTTTAACCAATGGCCGTATATAGAGTTTATAAACAGAGGTAAGATTATCTAAATCATAATCCTCTTCGTTCCTTTAGGGCATAAGGCATCGATGATCTGCCTCTATAGGGTCTGTCCTGGGCTACATATTGGGATTCTGTCTGATCTGGTCAgaattttagttatttttatctttatctttattgttGTAGCATtatctgcatgttctccccaatAACCTGACTCCATAAGAATTGTGCACAGAACTAGCTTCTGGTAAACACCAGCACTTCAGTGCACAACATGAACCAAGGTTCCAATGAAAGCCCAGTCACCAATCACTGCATTACTGTAGCTCCTGTAGCTCAGGAACATTTGGGtcttttattaataattatttcacCATTCTCTTTTATTGGCTTTTGGCTGCATCTGGCTGCCA
Proteins encoded in this window:
- the LOC128453150 gene encoding uncharacterized protein LOC128453150, with translation MDSMDLSAATSAGDKKQRFRKKGRNRRRRLHLRKTAVQPPTMQSEDKCGQKKIAEVWPSSKKTSQEAQHSQHGTNNSEKTLRFTCSQCSDNLEYVPKDLVAHFEDNHRGSLPVFSCHTCTFKTHEFSYLQIHLLSHMDTFSCCSICSDDVQRTWPEFSAHLTLCHCQNGKYSCQMCQRFSTGDVKVFLEHIYAHNLSLEGVSSDLSLRTKDKNQFGPKPSTLRCQHCGYEASQKWLITKHIKAVHVCQNGNQRQRKKEEVHSIAMKQKDPIPKMKPRLTRSAVKEMCWLTQDCLSLPGREFLDKYCHLSDPQTTLEETQQFLMKSVARETGDQKWTKALKSVLSNVPQDVTLHPKSENGIMSNSADLTVLTVKNKITVAQNGAAYAKRMRRMTASDKETGFPESAADDARCAVDQNGCQSNLNDCPPCPQTESKLHNDVSVSAQNEASGCTQMQENRENQELETAPKMEEHGRKQQEPMHEDVINISSELKSTNESVEPTSISKVLPKNKRRNRRRKRRSKKVYKRPSGLPLKIVLKKNPVKEKQWVSQSSLSPSGGDPMEDNHGLPTPHITTEMTAQILSEKKWTRASRTDLREPAEATTSDPQSKSGEELSPGCAAQPMGSINMDVNEPGVLVSSLSMHHEMQDDPEESLHFPETDVDVRSSAGKSGAVAEAEVEMCPKNSPLQTSGSSVERHEPDEKTISAADGETQSSCTKSSPVSQPAITPQGEVNLEDSSPALPSEHSNHSAEGGGGQRSACRLLPRSPVQHSLAGGESHPTTALTSLWAPVSSGP